In a single window of the Cupriavidus basilensis genome:
- a CDS encoding NADP-dependent oxidoreductase, with protein sequence MNALTFKRYGRSPEIGFADVPRPTLKADELLVEVHAAGLNPIDNMIPAGTFKPVLKFELPATLGSDIAGVVVEVGSRVTRFKPGDAVFASLFDLGRGSIAEFAAVPESVAAPKPAKLDFVQAASVPMVGLTSWQALKERANVRAGQKVFIPAGSGGIGTFAIQLAKYLGAKVGTTTSTGNVPLVTTLGADEVVDYKKESFERVLRGYDVVLGTLRGDAIEKAIGILKPGSKVVSLIGPLDAAFARARRLNFFLTFVFGLMSRKIMRLARKRDVTYSFLFVRPDGAQLAEIGGLLESERIRPVIDRVFSFEQAKEALEYLAEGRAKGKVVVKIK encoded by the coding sequence ATGAACGCACTTACATTTAAACGCTATGGCAGGTCACCTGAGATCGGATTCGCCGACGTTCCGCGCCCCACGTTAAAGGCGGATGAGTTGCTGGTGGAAGTCCACGCGGCAGGATTGAATCCCATCGACAACATGATTCCGGCGGGCACGTTCAAGCCTGTCCTGAAGTTCGAATTACCGGCCACGCTAGGCAGCGATATTGCTGGCGTGGTGGTTGAGGTTGGCAGTCGCGTGACGCGTTTCAAGCCGGGCGATGCCGTTTTTGCCAGTCTCTTCGATCTTGGCAGAGGTTCGATCGCCGAATTTGCGGCGGTGCCGGAAAGCGTTGCCGCACCGAAGCCGGCCAAGCTCGACTTTGTGCAGGCCGCCTCCGTTCCGATGGTTGGCCTCACCTCGTGGCAAGCATTGAAGGAGCGTGCCAATGTTCGAGCTGGCCAGAAGGTGTTCATCCCTGCGGGGTCGGGCGGTATCGGTACGTTCGCGATCCAGCTAGCAAAGTACCTTGGTGCCAAGGTAGGAACGACCACCAGCACGGGTAATGTTCCACTGGTCACCACGCTGGGCGCAGACGAGGTGGTCGATTATAAGAAGGAGAGCTTCGAAAGAGTGCTGCGGGGCTACGACGTCGTGCTTGGTACACTGCGGGGCGATGCGATCGAGAAAGCCATCGGCATTCTCAAACCAGGGAGCAAGGTTGTCTCGCTCATCGGTCCGTTGGACGCAGCGTTCGCACGCGCACGACGCCTGAATTTCTTTCTAACGTTCGTGTTCGGCTTGATGAGCCGAAAAATCATGCGTCTTGCAAGAAAACGGGACGTCACCTACTCATTTCTATTCGTCCGTCCCGACGGCGCCCAACTCGCCGAGATTGGAGGACTTCTCGAGTCGGAACGCATTCGTCCGGTGATCGACAGGGTTTTTTCGTTCGAGCAAGCGAAGGAAGCGCTTGAATACTTGGCCGAGGGACGCGCGAAGGGCAAGGTCGTCGTGAAGATCAAGTGA
- a CDS encoding alpha/beta fold hydrolase, with protein sequence MNFKAPQASYAHAQTKLVEVCGTTFAYRELGQHGGTPLVLLNHWGAVLDNFDPRIVDGLAREHHVIAIDYRGIGLSGGTASVTVGEMARDTSAVIRAMGFDQVDLLGFSLGGFVAQDVALKAPALVRKLILTGTGPAGGQGIDRVGAVSWPLILKGLLTLRDPKTYLFFTPTAIGRQAASAFLKRLKERRVDRDRGPTPRAFLRQLKAIKAWGQHEPQDLSGLRMPVLIANGDNDIMVPTTLSRDMARRIPHAQLVIYEEAGHGGIFQYHADFVSRALAFLATPPLELEQHERTYI encoded by the coding sequence ATGAACTTCAAAGCGCCGCAGGCTTCTTATGCCCACGCTCAGACCAAGCTAGTAGAGGTGTGCGGAACCACGTTCGCTTATCGCGAACTGGGACAGCATGGCGGTACCCCGCTGGTCCTCCTTAACCACTGGGGCGCCGTGCTGGACAACTTCGACCCGCGCATCGTAGATGGCCTGGCTCGTGAGCACCACGTTATTGCCATCGACTATCGCGGAATCGGTTTGTCCGGCGGCACCGCGTCGGTAACCGTCGGCGAGATGGCGCGCGACACGAGCGCGGTGATCCGCGCGATGGGTTTCGATCAAGTAGATCTGCTCGGCTTTTCGCTTGGCGGTTTCGTGGCACAGGACGTGGCCCTGAAGGCGCCTGCCCTTGTGCGCAAGCTCATCCTTACAGGCACGGGTCCCGCGGGCGGTCAGGGCATCGATCGTGTCGGTGCGGTGTCGTGGCCGCTGATACTCAAGGGCCTGCTGACGCTACGCGACCCCAAGACCTATCTCTTCTTCACCCCTACGGCCATTGGCCGGCAGGCGGCAAGCGCCTTCCTGAAAAGACTGAAGGAGCGCCGCGTCGATCGCGACAGGGGACCGACACCCCGCGCCTTCTTGCGCCAGCTCAAGGCGATTAAGGCTTGGGGCCAGCACGAGCCGCAGGATCTCTCCGGCCTGCGCATGCCTGTCCTGATCGCCAACGGCGACAATGACATCATGGTGCCCACCACGCTGAGTCGCGACATGGCCCGGCGCATTCCCCATGCGCAGTTGGTCATCTACGAAGAAGCCGGCCATGGCGGCATCTTTCAGTATCACGCCGACTTCGTGTCAAGGGCGCTGGCGTTCCTGGCAACACCCCCATTGGAATTAGAGCAACATGAACGCACTTACATTTAA
- a CDS encoding SDR family NAD(P)-dependent oxidoreductase: protein MTTLPTVLITGASSGIGATYAERFARRGHDLVLVARDKARLETLAARLREESGVAVEVLQADLTQPADLARVETRLREDARIGILINNAGMAQSGGFVQQTPEGIERLITLNTTALTRLAAAAAPRFLESGTGAIVNIGSVVGFAPEFGMSIYGATKAFVLFLSQGLNLELSPSGVYVQAVLPAATRTEIWGRAGIDVNTLPEVMEVGELVDAALVGFDRRELVTIPPLHVAARWDALDGARQGLISDIRQAEVAERYRPEA, encoded by the coding sequence ATGACCACGCTTCCGACTGTTCTCATCACCGGCGCCTCCTCCGGCATCGGCGCCACCTACGCCGAGCGCTTCGCCCGCCGCGGCCACGATCTTGTGCTGGTTGCCCGCGACAAGGCGCGCCTCGAAACGCTGGCCGCGCGGCTGCGTGAAGAAAGTGGGGTGGCCGTGGAAGTGCTGCAGGCCGACCTCACCCAGCCCGCCGACCTTGCCAGGGTCGAGACTCGTCTGCGCGAGGATGCTCGCATAGGCATCCTGATCAACAACGCCGGGATGGCTCAATCGGGCGGCTTCGTGCAGCAGACGCCTGAGGGAATCGAACGCCTGATCACGCTCAACACGACGGCGCTTACGCGGCTTGCCGCCGCCGCCGCTCCGCGCTTCCTGGAGTCGGGTACCGGCGCAATCGTCAACATCGGCTCGGTGGTGGGTTTCGCGCCCGAGTTCGGCATGTCAATTTACGGCGCCACCAAGGCGTTTGTGCTGTTCCTGTCGCAGGGATTGAACCTCGAGTTGTCGCCCAGCGGCGTCTACGTGCAGGCGGTGCTCCCGGCGGCGACCCGCACGGAAATATGGGGGCGCGCCGGCATCGACGTCAATACGCTACCCGAGGTGATGGAAGTCGGCGAACTGGTTGATGCGGCACTGGTCGGCTTCGATCGCCGCGAACTCGTGACTATCCCGCCGCTGCACGTAGCGGCGCGCTGGGACGCATTGGATGGCGCGCGTCAAGGGCTCATATCGGACATTCGACAAGCCGAGGTGGCCGAACGCTATCGGCCCGAAGCCTGA